The region AGCTCGAGGGCCTTGGCCCTAGCCTCCTCATCTAGAGGCTTGAAGAGCTCCATCAGGAGCTCCTCCCTGTTCAGGGTCCCTCGAAGGATTTGGGTTACCCCCTTCTCGTTGAGGCGGCTCTCCACCTCCACGTGGAGGAGGAGGGGCTCCTCCTCCTTCACCCTCCTGATCAGGTTCTCGAGCTCCAACTCAAGGTCGTATCTCCCCTCCTCCACCACCCCCTCAAGCGCTATCCTTAGGATCCCCTTCACCCCTTGCCCCTCCAGCTCCTCTGTGTAATCTCTGATCTGGTTTAGGGTGGCGTCCTTGAACCACTCCCTCGGCCTCGGGGCCTCACCTCCCTCGACGGTGGCGCTCTTGATCCCGTATAGGGGTTTTATGGGCCTGAACTGGACTTTGACCCCCTCTTCGAGGTCTATGATGAGGGCTCCGTGCGGGCCTGTATCTGAGAGGTCTATGGCCTCCGTGGCTCCCGGTGTGAGGATCTTAACCCCGTCAAGGTCTGTGGTCGGGCTGTACTGGTGGTGGTGGCCAGAGATGACCAGGTCCGCCCCGAGCCTCCTGACGTTGTCTAGGCTTACGATCTGGTGGCCTGGGACGCCTGGTGGTATATCCTGGTGGCCCTCTATAAACATGTGGGCTATGAAGAGCTTGACCTTGGACCTTGAGGCCTCTAGGGAGTTCCTTATGACCCCCTCAGCCTCCCTTATCTTTGGGGATGGGTAGGGTGTATAG is a window of Candidatus Bathyarchaeota archaeon DNA encoding:
- a CDS encoding metallophosphoesterase, with protein sequence MVRIGVFSDTHIGRAVPNTVAEHRRRAFRHAFSRAVDLFIREDVDYVIHAGDLFERRSMTPGDSILVKDELQRLVDGLDGEVKILMVRGNHDGTPENNALDYVKHPLAKYLEVLGEGTLRGERELYEDGIVAAVGLGYTPYPSPKIREAEGVIRNSLEASRSKVKLFIAHMFIEGHQDIPPGVPGHQIVSLDNVRRLGADLVISGHHHQYSPTTDLDGVKILTPGATEAIDLSDTGPHGALIIDLEEGVKVQFRPIKPLYGIKSATVEGGEAPRPREWFKDATLNQIRDYTEELEGQGVKGILRIALEGVVEEGRYDLELELENLIRRVKEEEPLLLHVEVESRLNEKGVTQILRGTLNREELLMELFKPLDEEARAKALELVNEVELALEEEASTRTGLLTESRRREYVERWKRVMGEEG